Proteins encoded within one genomic window of Amorphoplanes friuliensis DSM 7358:
- a CDS encoding type 1 glutamine amidotransferase domain-containing protein, with translation MSNILFVMTGARYWTLKNGHRHPTGYWAEEFVSPYRAFTEAGHHITVATPGGVVPAVDTMSLRASMAGSEETSLELEAVIEAAEELRRPAVLRDVRLDDYDAVFYPGGHGPMEDLAFDLDSGMVLRKALASGKPLGIVCHAPAGLLATRDEHGHTPFADYRVTGFTNDEEAAVGFADKAEWLMEDRVRDLPTQYSRGPAWEVYTVVDRNLYTGQNPASSGPVAVEMLKAL, from the coding sequence GTGAGCAACATTCTGTTCGTTATGACCGGCGCTCGTTACTGGACACTCAAGAACGGTCATCGCCACCCGACGGGGTACTGGGCCGAGGAGTTCGTTTCCCCGTACCGTGCGTTCACCGAGGCCGGTCACCACATCACGGTGGCCACCCCGGGCGGTGTTGTTCCCGCCGTGGACACGATGAGCCTGCGGGCGAGCATGGCGGGCAGCGAGGAGACATCCCTCGAGCTCGAGGCGGTCATCGAAGCAGCGGAGGAGCTGCGCCGGCCTGCCGTCCTCAGAGACGTCCGTCTCGACGATTACGACGCGGTCTTCTATCCCGGAGGACACGGTCCGATGGAAGACCTCGCCTTCGACCTCGACTCGGGCATGGTGCTCAGGAAAGCACTCGCCTCCGGCAAGCCACTCGGCATCGTGTGCCATGCACCGGCGGGTCTGCTCGCCACCCGCGACGAGCACGGCCACACCCCGTTCGCCGACTACCGGGTCACCGGCTTCACCAACGACGAGGAAGCCGCGGTCGGATTTGCCGACAAGGCCGAGTGGTTGATGGAAGACCGCGTCAGGGATCTGCCGACGCAGTATTCCCGCGGGCCGGCCTGGGAGGTCTACACGGTCGTGGACCGCAACCTCTACACCGGTCAGAATCCTGCATCCTCCGGCCCGGTGGCCGTCGAGATGCTGAAAGCCCTCTGA
- a CDS encoding amidase, with protein MDSEIYFSDVTKLAHLIRTRELSPVEVMRAHLDRIEATNPQVNAVVSLADGALDAARRAEAAVTDGGDLGPLHGVPFTVKDSIDTAGVLTQRGSPIFKGRVPDTDATSVARVKQAGGILIAKTNLPEFSYSTESDNLLSGRTNNPWNLDRTPGGSSGGESAAIAAGMSPFGLGSDLAISVRGPAAHTGIIALKATHGRVPATGMWPRVPRRDWHIGPMARTVRDIALAYSILQGPDGADGYSIIPRGFDAGVGSAPNRPIRIGWLVEPGLGPIHPEVAATVEAAAAAFQGMGIAIEQVRIPALERDLALNVYNKQHVMELKPAFAEVTRGHEDEIGQITRTTLDTPDTSVADYVGAEQWIEQLRDGFAAYFQKFDALLLPATPIPAHAHGLQEFVINGETVPFIYMQNATVPFNMTGLPALSMRFGTSSEGLPIGVQIAAPWFAESTILHLASLLESVSPVRNLHPAI; from the coding sequence ATGGATTCCGAGATCTACTTCTCCGACGTCACCAAGCTGGCCCACCTCATTCGCACCCGCGAGCTGTCCCCCGTGGAGGTCATGCGGGCGCACCTGGACCGCATCGAAGCCACGAACCCTCAGGTCAACGCGGTCGTCTCTCTGGCCGACGGCGCGCTCGACGCGGCACGAAGGGCGGAGGCGGCGGTCACCGACGGCGGCGACCTCGGACCGCTGCACGGGGTGCCCTTCACGGTCAAGGACTCGATCGACACCGCCGGTGTGCTGACCCAGCGCGGATCGCCGATCTTCAAGGGACGGGTCCCCGACACCGACGCCACCAGCGTGGCGCGCGTGAAGCAGGCCGGCGGCATCCTGATCGCCAAGACCAACCTGCCCGAGTTCTCGTACTCGACCGAGAGCGACAACCTGCTGAGCGGCCGGACCAACAACCCGTGGAACCTCGACCGGACTCCGGGCGGTTCCAGCGGTGGCGAGTCCGCAGCGATCGCGGCCGGGATGTCGCCGTTCGGTCTGGGCAGTGACCTCGCCATCTCGGTGCGCGGCCCGGCGGCGCACACCGGGATCATCGCCCTCAAGGCAACCCACGGCCGTGTTCCGGCGACCGGAATGTGGCCCCGGGTCCCCCGCCGCGACTGGCACATCGGGCCGATGGCACGCACGGTGCGCGACATCGCCCTGGCGTACTCGATTCTTCAAGGCCCGGACGGCGCCGACGGTTACTCGATCATCCCCCGGGGCTTCGACGCCGGTGTGGGTTCGGCACCGAACCGGCCGATCCGGATCGGCTGGCTCGTCGAACCCGGCCTCGGACCCATCCATCCGGAGGTCGCCGCGACCGTCGAGGCCGCCGCAGCCGCGTTCCAGGGTATGGGGATCGCCATCGAGCAGGTGCGCATTCCCGCGCTCGAGCGGGACCTCGCCCTCAACGTGTACAACAAGCAGCACGTGATGGAGCTCAAGCCGGCGTTCGCCGAAGTGACACGCGGCCACGAGGACGAGATCGGGCAGATCACCAGGACGACCCTCGATACGCCGGACACCAGCGTGGCGGACTACGTCGGCGCGGAGCAGTGGATCGAGCAACTCCGCGACGGCTTCGCCGCATATTTCCAGAAGTTCGACGCGCTGCTGCTGCCCGCCACGCCGATTCCCGCTCACGCGCACGGACTTCAGGAGTTCGTGATCAACGGTGAGACAGTGCCGTTCATCTACATGCAGAATGCGACCGTCCCGTTCAACATGACGGGCCTTCCCGCGCTGTCGATGCGGTTCGGGACGAGCAGCGAAGGCCTTCCGATCGGCGTTCAGATCGCCGCCCCGTGGTTCGCCGAATCCACGATCCTGCATCTCGCCTCGCTCCTGGAGTCCGTGAGCCCGGTGCGCAACCTCCATCCGGCGATCTGA
- a CDS encoding NAD(P)H-binding protein — MKIFIIGITGGVGGQVARKLREQGDDVAGLVRREEQKGELAEFGAVGHVGDLTNGSARALADMIGDAETIVFSAGAGGGSREAIAAIDRDGVIKAIEAAHLAKVQRFVLVSVFPEAWRDRFEGDGFEYYIRMKKQADVALSRSGLDWVILRPAALQDYSGRGTIALGPAEIHEQVSREDVATTLAAVVHETGISRQILELNAGDTPVSEAIRAAVRDTTRAGEDSRGS, encoded by the coding sequence GTGAAGATCTTCATCATCGGGATCACCGGCGGTGTCGGCGGACAGGTCGCCAGGAAGTTGCGGGAGCAGGGCGACGACGTCGCCGGGCTCGTTCGCCGCGAGGAGCAGAAGGGCGAACTCGCCGAGTTCGGAGCCGTCGGGCACGTCGGTGATCTGACCAACGGTTCCGCTCGGGCACTGGCCGACATGATCGGCGATGCGGAGACGATCGTCTTCTCCGCCGGTGCCGGAGGCGGCAGCCGGGAAGCGATCGCCGCCATCGACCGCGACGGCGTCATCAAAGCCATCGAGGCGGCACACCTCGCGAAGGTGCAGCGCTTCGTGCTGGTGTCGGTCTTCCCCGAGGCGTGGCGGGACCGCTTCGAGGGCGACGGTTTCGAGTACTACATCCGCATGAAAAAGCAGGCTGATGTTGCACTCTCCCGGAGCGGCCTCGACTGGGTCATCCTCCGGCCGGCCGCGCTGCAGGACTATTCCGGCCGGGGAACGATCGCTCTGGGCCCGGCGGAGATCCACGAGCAGGTGTCACGCGAGGATGTCGCCACGACACTGGCGGCTGTCGTCCATGAGACCGGCATCAGCCGCCAGATCCTGGAGCTGAACGCCGGTGACACCCCGGTCAGCGAAGCGATCCGGGCCGCGGTGCGTGACACGACGCGGGCAGGTGAGGACTCACGCGGGAGCTGA
- a CDS encoding TetR/AcrR family transcriptional regulator: protein MNEPKRPRGRPALGRARIVEAALGVIDEGGADALTFRAVAKRLSSSTATLYRHVESRSELLGLVMDHLLGQADQQIRAHLEANANWDEVCRASARISYRVLSSHNASAHLFTNRFPLGPNGMTIRERMLAALIKAGFTPMMAVNTVATISHYVVGFAMQNDATVSRSTLDNTFGGAGGDRYPATASVVHLLPRPLDEEFEFGLGLIFDALTTGLLRSAPPAEDTSAPA, encoded by the coding sequence ATGAACGAACCGAAGCGGCCCCGGGGACGTCCCGCCCTCGGCCGCGCCCGCATCGTCGAGGCAGCGCTCGGCGTCATCGACGAGGGGGGCGCGGACGCTCTCACCTTCCGAGCTGTGGCCAAACGTCTCTCGTCGAGCACCGCGACGCTCTACCGCCACGTCGAGAGCCGCTCGGAACTGCTCGGCCTTGTCATGGATCACCTGCTCGGCCAGGCTGACCAGCAGATCCGGGCCCACCTCGAGGCGAACGCGAACTGGGACGAGGTCTGCCGGGCCTCCGCCCGAATCTCGTACCGGGTCCTGTCGAGCCACAACGCCTCGGCGCACCTGTTCACGAACAGATTCCCGCTCGGACCGAACGGCATGACCATCCGCGAACGGATGCTGGCCGCTCTGATCAAGGCCGGCTTCACCCCGATGATGGCTGTCAACACGGTCGCGACGATCTCTCACTACGTGGTCGGGTTCGCGATGCAGAACGACGCGACGGTCAGCCGCTCGACGCTGGACAACACCTTCGGAGGGGCGGGCGGGGACCGGTACCCCGCCACAGCTTCGGTGGTGCACCTGCTGCCCCGTCCGCTGGACGAGGAGTTCGAGTTCGGGCTCGGTCTGATCTTCGATGCACTGACCACGGGACTCCTCAGGTCCGCACCGCCCGCGGAGGACACCTCAGCTCCCGCGTGA
- a CDS encoding alpha/beta fold hydrolase: MTDHVTVEGGTIAYEVHGSGPLVVLAHGMGDSREAYRFVAPRLVAAGYRVAAVDVRGYGESSARWASYTRTDIAGDLLAVIRRLGHPAVLVGHSVSGGAATIAAARAPELISGIIELAPFTRKQSVKLGDLRIRRYRKGLLRLLGTALLGSVPLWRGYLDVAYPGKRPADYDARLHRIEAMLREPGRMTAMQKMGRSAPVDAGVALPNVRCPVLVIEGSLDPDWADPRAEGEAIVAALPAGSARLEVIDGAGHYPHVQYPDETATLMLAFLRANAGA; the protein is encoded by the coding sequence ATGACCGACCACGTCACCGTCGAGGGCGGCACGATCGCCTACGAGGTACACGGTTCGGGGCCCTTGGTCGTCCTCGCTCACGGCATGGGCGACAGCCGGGAGGCGTACCGGTTCGTCGCCCCGCGCCTGGTGGCCGCGGGTTACCGGGTCGCCGCCGTCGACGTGCGGGGATACGGCGAGTCGAGTGCACGATGGGCGTCCTACACCCGGACGGACATCGCGGGTGACCTGCTCGCGGTGATCCGCCGCCTCGGCCACCCGGCCGTACTCGTCGGCCACTCGGTGTCCGGCGGAGCCGCCACGATCGCCGCCGCCCGGGCTCCCGAGCTGATCAGCGGCATCATCGAACTGGCGCCCTTCACCCGCAAGCAGTCCGTCAAGCTGGGCGACCTGCGGATCCGCCGGTACCGCAAGGGTCTGCTCCGACTGCTGGGCACGGCGCTGCTCGGCAGCGTGCCCCTCTGGCGTGGCTATCTCGACGTCGCGTACCCGGGGAAGAGGCCGGCCGACTACGACGCCCGGCTCCACCGCATCGAGGCCATGCTGCGCGAACCGGGCCGGATGACAGCGATGCAGAAGATGGGCCGGTCCGCACCGGTCGACGCCGGGGTGGCGCTGCCGAACGTGCGCTGTCCCGTGCTGGTCATCGAGGGCTCACTCGACCCCGACTGGGCCGACCCGCGTGCCGAGGGCGAGGCCATCGTCGCCGCGCTGCCGGCCGGATCAGCCCGGCTCGAGGTGATCGACGGGGCCGGTCACTACCCCCACGTCCAGTACCCCGACGAGACCGCGACTCTCATGCTCGCCTTTCTGCGAGCGAACGCCGGCGCCTGA
- a CDS encoding AraC family transcriptional regulator, translated as MTATDPAGRAPELHLEKTTGSPPPPDEHVLRVMVARLQHLAASTQAGDLSATTAAGLLAVHVLTCHGTAPPPPPRHDVRVQRVIELLHANVHTALKLADIAAVAGLSRFHLLRLFQQQTGETPARFHLRLRIELGQGLLRTTRVSITEIAGLCGFVDPSHFSKTFRRHTGMSPSRYRAALRQ; from the coding sequence ATGACCGCCACTGATCCGGCAGGGAGAGCGCCGGAACTGCACCTGGAGAAGACGACCGGCAGTCCTCCCCCGCCGGACGAACATGTCCTGCGTGTCATGGTGGCCCGGCTGCAGCACCTGGCGGCCTCCACTCAAGCGGGCGACCTGTCCGCGACAACAGCCGCCGGCCTCCTCGCGGTCCACGTGCTCACCTGCCACGGGACCGCACCGCCCCCGCCGCCGCGCCACGACGTCCGGGTGCAACGCGTCATCGAATTGCTCCACGCCAACGTGCACACCGCACTGAAGCTGGCCGACATCGCCGCCGTAGCGGGTCTCAGCCGCTTCCACCTTCTGCGGCTGTTCCAGCAACAGACCGGCGAGACGCCGGCCCGCTTCCACCTGCGGCTGCGCATCGAGCTGGGACAGGGACTTCTGCGAACGACGCGCGTCAGCATCACCGAGATCGCCGGGCTCTGCGGATTTGTCGACCCGTCCCACTTCTCGAAGACGTTCCGGCGCCACACCGGCATGTCCCCCTCGCGGTACCGGGCGGCCCTGCGTCAGTAG
- a CDS encoding ester cyclase — translation MSAAENELRELYGRYIQAINERRFDDMDQFTHDEINFNEQMITRAEYCAVIQGNIDAVPDFFWWVDELVIDGNLLIARLVDHGTPAKPWLGLEPTGRQINFIEYAIYRFQDGRFNWINVVLDRPSIARQLSGVPEQVYAAQQLY, via the coding sequence TTGTCTGCTGCGGAAAATGAACTGCGGGAACTTTATGGCCGGTACATTCAGGCCATCAACGAGCGACGGTTCGACGACATGGACCAGTTCACCCACGATGAGATCAATTTCAACGAGCAGATGATCACGCGTGCCGAATACTGCGCCGTCATCCAGGGCAACATCGACGCCGTTCCCGACTTCTTCTGGTGGGTCGACGAGCTGGTGATCGACGGTAACCTGCTCATCGCAAGGCTGGTCGACCACGGCACGCCGGCGAAGCCGTGGCTCGGCCTGGAGCCGACCGGCCGGCAGATCAACTTCATCGAGTACGCCATCTACCGCTTCCAGGACGGCCGGTTCAACTGGATCAACGTGGTGCTCGACAGGCCCTCGATCGCCCGGCAACTGTCCGGCGTCCCGGAGCAGGTCTACGCCGCGCAGCAGCTCTACTGA
- a CDS encoding MFS transporter — translation MSEHRPLPLWAGRTAALLGIALVALTLRQAVAAISPILGEIRVDIPISSIGVGLLGTLPPILLAASGFVAPRVARGIGLDGGILLALLLMTLGHLVRAFAPGFAVLLAGSVVALAGTGIGNVLLPPIVRRYFPDRVALLTAVYVCIVGVSTAVPAALAAPVAERIGWRFSLGMWSLTSAVALVPWLLLIVRERRRRLSDDLAAESAPTTLVARLWRSRVALSITVVFSTSTICTYAAFAWLPEILGDIAGSTPTEAGVLLAVTGIVSVPGALIAPLLVARLRNVGWLIAAGVASFVVGYLGLLLAPATLTLLWVLLIGSGSILFPVSLVLINVRTRTQGGTVALSGFSQGVAYALGALGPLIVGLLHDASGGWTLPLLFLLAVALVATVPAITLARPAFVEDQLGQSKVR, via the coding sequence ATGTCCGAGCACCGCCCTCTTCCGCTGTGGGCGGGACGCACGGCCGCCCTGCTGGGCATCGCGCTCGTCGCCCTCACCCTGCGCCAGGCCGTTGCGGCGATCTCGCCCATCCTCGGCGAGATCCGGGTGGACATCCCGATATCGAGCATCGGCGTCGGGCTGCTCGGCACGTTGCCACCGATCCTGCTCGCGGCATCCGGGTTCGTCGCGCCGCGCGTGGCCCGCGGCATCGGCCTCGACGGCGGCATCCTGCTCGCGTTGCTGCTCATGACCCTCGGCCATCTTGTGCGTGCCTTCGCCCCGGGCTTCGCGGTGCTGCTCGCCGGCAGCGTGGTCGCCCTCGCCGGTACGGGTATCGGCAACGTGTTGCTGCCGCCGATCGTGCGGCGCTACTTCCCCGACCGGGTGGCGCTGCTGACCGCCGTCTACGTCTGCATCGTGGGCGTGAGCACGGCCGTGCCCGCCGCGCTCGCCGCTCCGGTCGCCGAGCGGATCGGCTGGCGGTTCTCGCTCGGCATGTGGTCGCTGACCTCCGCGGTCGCGCTCGTCCCGTGGCTCCTGCTCATCGTGCGGGAGCGCCGCCGGCGGCTCTCCGACGACCTCGCCGCCGAATCTGCGCCCACCACCCTGGTCGCACGACTGTGGCGGTCACGCGTGGCCCTGTCGATCACCGTTGTGTTCTCGACCAGCACGATCTGCACCTACGCGGCGTTCGCGTGGCTGCCCGAGATCCTCGGCGACATCGCCGGCTCGACGCCGACCGAGGCCGGTGTGCTGCTCGCCGTCACCGGCATCGTCAGCGTGCCCGGCGCACTCATCGCCCCGCTGCTCGTCGCGCGGCTGCGCAATGTCGGCTGGCTCATCGCCGCCGGTGTCGCGAGCTTCGTGGTCGGCTACCTCGGCCTCCTGCTGGCGCCCGCAACGCTCACCCTGCTCTGGGTTCTGCTCATCGGGTCGGGATCGATCCTGTTCCCGGTCAGCCTGGTGCTCATCAACGTCCGCACCCGGACCCAGGGCGGCACCGTCGCGCTGAGCGGCTTCTCCCAGGGAGTCGCGTACGCGCTCGGCGCGCTCGGTCCGCTGATCGTCGGGCTGCTGCACGACGCGAGCGGCGGGTGGACCCTGCCGCTGCTGTTCCTGCTCGCTGTCGCGCTGGTGGCCACCGTTCCGGCGATCACCCTCGCCAGGCCCGCGTTCGTCGAGGACCAGCTCGGCCAATCGAAGGTCCGCTAG
- a CDS encoding TetR/AcrR family transcriptional regulator — protein sequence MPAAGTTTKSDERRQHVVDAAVSCFARRGFYGTTTNEIAERAGISQPYLYRLFANKQAIFAAAVTHVGGLLTETLTAAKAADTTMSPPQALRAAYSTLITDGDVLRFLMHANCATDEPVIRDAVRTCYAQQVTIVRKLLDGDDEAVRQWFAAGMLDNVITMLGLADVAEPWAATLIDA from the coding sequence ATGCCTGCCGCCGGGACGACCACGAAGAGCGATGAACGCCGTCAGCACGTCGTGGACGCGGCGGTGAGCTGTTTCGCGCGGAGAGGCTTTTACGGTACGACCACGAACGAGATCGCCGAGCGCGCCGGCATCTCGCAGCCCTACCTCTACCGGCTCTTCGCCAACAAGCAGGCGATCTTCGCTGCTGCGGTCACGCACGTCGGCGGCCTGCTGACCGAAACGCTCACCGCCGCCAAGGCCGCCGACACCACGATGAGCCCGCCGCAAGCACTGCGAGCCGCGTACAGCACGCTCATCACCGACGGTGACGTCCTGCGCTTCCTGATGCACGCCAACTGTGCCACCGACGAACCGGTCATTCGCGATGCGGTCCGCACGTGTTACGCCCAGCAGGTGACGATCGTCCGGAAGCTGTTGGACGGTGACGACGAGGCGGTCCGGCAGTGGTTCGCCGCCGGCATGCTCGACAACGTCATCACCATGCTCGGCCTCGCCGACGTAGCCGAACCCTGGGCCGCCACGCTCATCGACGCCTAG
- a CDS encoding nuclear transport factor 2 family protein, with protein sequence MTETTENRSPAQHAVADHLRLLTTGRLDAWAELYTADATFTFPFAPAGMASELHGREALVTHMRNFVATFDVQAVNLRYIATTSPQIAVALWTLDGTATPTGKHFHQDCFGIVQTDADGLITRYDDYWNPLAAVDALTTSDPEATGTVGVAGSFGS encoded by the coding sequence ATGACCGAGACGACCGAGAACCGCTCCCCGGCACAGCACGCGGTGGCCGACCACCTGCGGCTTCTGACCACCGGCAGGCTGGACGCCTGGGCTGAGCTGTACACCGCCGACGCCACGTTCACGTTTCCGTTTGCGCCGGCCGGGATGGCCTCCGAACTGCATGGGCGTGAAGCCCTTGTCACGCACATGCGGAACTTCGTAGCCACCTTCGACGTGCAGGCCGTGAATCTGCGCTACATCGCGACTACGAGCCCGCAGATCGCGGTGGCGTTGTGGACGCTGGACGGGACGGCGACGCCCACCGGGAAGCATTTTCACCAGGACTGCTTCGGGATCGTGCAGACCGACGCCGACGGGCTGATCACTCGATACGACGACTACTGGAACCCTCTGGCCGCCGTTGACGCGCTGACAACCAGCGACCCCGAGGCAACCGGAACCGTGGGTGTAGCCGGCTCTTTCGGTAGCTGA
- a CDS encoding dolichyl-phosphate-mannose--protein mannosyltransferase, whose translation MMVLTATTERPTPARAVPELVRRRLATLENWLNPYSWLVTGIIVVIAAILRLNGITTRKGYIFDEVYYPTDAWDMLQHGVEWDPEKTGGPAFVVHPPLGKWLIALGEKAFGNNELGWRFPAAIAGTLMILILIRVAYRMFHSIVLAGTAGLLMTLDGFQLVLSRTSLLDIFLGLFVLASFAALLLDRDHYRRRLLRSLERAEDPAVPRAVPWWLLMAGALLGLACGVKWSALFFLPFFAVLIIAWRVQARRSAGVRRPLRAGLVGDLGWGLLSSVLVVVFYLATWTGWFVTSGGWDRHYREQNGLSEPPVIGALLNLMHYHQSAFEFHSNLSSPHTYQSWPWQWLLLGRPVAFDWKSNAGNCGAASCVRETLLLGTPILWWSFLPALAALIWFGLSRRDWRAWAILVPVAAGLLPWFYYAVKDSRTMFAFYALPALPFLILAVVYVLGAIMTPPEGMVQGPGRTDRQLLGVIVAGAYVVLVALCFAYFHPIFVNGLLSYEDWAARMWLGSRWI comes from the coding sequence ATGATGGTGCTTACCGCCACGACAGAACGACCCACGCCGGCCCGCGCCGTGCCCGAGCTCGTCCGGCGCCGGCTGGCGACGCTCGAGAACTGGCTCAACCCGTACTCTTGGCTGGTCACCGGCATCATCGTGGTGATCGCGGCGATCCTGCGGCTGAACGGCATCACGACCCGCAAGGGCTACATCTTCGACGAGGTGTACTACCCGACCGACGCCTGGGACATGCTGCAGCACGGTGTCGAATGGGATCCGGAGAAGACCGGCGGTCCGGCGTTCGTGGTGCATCCGCCGCTCGGCAAATGGCTGATCGCGCTGGGTGAGAAGGCGTTCGGCAACAACGAGCTCGGCTGGCGTTTCCCGGCCGCGATCGCCGGCACGCTGATGATCCTGATTCTGATCCGGGTGGCGTACCGGATGTTCCACTCGATCGTCCTGGCCGGCACGGCCGGGCTGCTGATGACCCTCGACGGTTTCCAGCTGGTGCTCTCGCGCACCTCGTTGCTCGACATCTTCCTCGGCTTGTTCGTCCTGGCTTCCTTCGCCGCCCTGCTGCTCGACCGCGACCACTACCGGCGCCGCCTGCTGCGCTCGCTGGAGCGTGCTGAAGATCCCGCGGTGCCGCGGGCGGTGCCGTGGTGGCTGCTGATGGCCGGGGCGCTGTTGGGCCTGGCCTGCGGGGTGAAGTGGAGCGCGTTGTTCTTCCTGCCGTTCTTCGCCGTGCTGATCATCGCGTGGCGCGTGCAGGCCCGGCGCTCGGCGGGTGTCCGGCGGCCGTTGCGGGCCGGCCTCGTCGGCGACCTGGGCTGGGGCCTGCTCAGTTCTGTGCTGGTGGTGGTCTTCTACCTGGCCACCTGGACGGGCTGGTTCGTCACGTCCGGCGGATGGGACCGGCACTACCGTGAGCAGAACGGCCTGAGTGAACCACCGGTCATCGGGGCGCTGCTCAACCTGATGCACTACCACCAGTCGGCGTTCGAGTTCCACAGCAATCTGAGCTCACCGCACACCTACCAGTCGTGGCCGTGGCAATGGCTGCTGCTGGGCCGGCCGGTGGCCTTCGACTGGAAATCCAACGCGGGCAACTGCGGTGCCGCAAGCTGCGTCAGAGAAACCCTCCTTCTCGGTACGCCCATCCTCTGGTGGTCGTTCCTGCCCGCGCTGGCCGCCCTCATCTGGTTCGGCCTGTCCCGCCGCGACTGGCGCGCCTGGGCCATCCTGGTACCCGTCGCGGCCGGCCTGCTGCCCTGGTTCTACTACGCGGTCAAGGACAGCCGCACGATGTTCGCGTTCTACGCCCTGCCGGCGCTGCCGTTCCTGATCCTGGCTGTCGTCTACGTGCTCGGCGCCATCATGACCCCGCCCGAAGGCATGGTTCAGGGCCCTGGCCGCACCGATCGCCAGCTGCTGGGCGTGATCGTTGCCGGCGCCTACGTCGTCCTGGTCGCCCTGTGTTTCGCCTACTTCCATCCCATCTTCGTGAACGGGCTGCTCTCGTACGAGGACTGGGCGGCCCGGATGTGGCTCGGGAGTCGCTGGATCTAG
- a CDS encoding TetR/AcrR family transcriptional regulator produces MVRAGLTPERLVQAGAELADEVGFDKVTVSAVARKFNVKVPSLYAHLRNSHDLKTGIAVLALAELADRSSTALAGRSGKDALIALGNVYRDYAREHPGRYEATGMRLDPQTAAASSGPRNSQMIRAILRGYHLSETDQTHAVRLLGSTFNGYIRLEMGGSFDHSSPDSQQSWTRIMDGLDALLRNWPAE; encoded by the coding sequence GTGGTGCGAGCGGGTCTCACCCCGGAACGCCTGGTGCAGGCCGGCGCCGAGCTGGCCGACGAGGTCGGATTCGACAAGGTCACCGTTTCCGCCGTCGCCCGCAAGTTCAACGTCAAGGTCCCCAGCCTGTACGCCCATCTGCGCAACTCGCACGACCTCAAGACCGGGATCGCCGTGCTGGCCCTGGCGGAGCTGGCCGACCGCAGCTCCACCGCTCTGGCCGGACGATCCGGCAAGGACGCACTCATCGCCCTGGGCAACGTCTACCGCGACTACGCCCGCGAACACCCGGGCCGTTACGAGGCGACGGGAATGCGGCTCGACCCGCAGACCGCGGCGGCCAGCTCGGGACCCCGCAACTCGCAGATGATCCGGGCGATCCTTCGCGGCTACCACCTGAGCGAGACGGATCAGACGCACGCCGTCCGGCTGCTCGGCAGCACGTTCAACGGCTACATCCGCCTGGAGATGGGCGGGAGCTTCGACCACAGCAGCCCCGACTCGCAGCAATCCTGGACCCGGATCATGGACGGCCTCGACGCCCTGCTGCGTAACTGGCCCGCGGAATAA
- a CDS encoding FBP domain-containing protein, protein MEPITEREIRASFVNCTKGATKRLAVPADLDQRPWGDLDFLGWRDPASLQRAYLVAESGNGLVGVAMRLASPSAGQPRRSMCSLCLTTHNPGGVSLMTAAKAGRNGQNGNSVGTYICVDLACSLYLRGKKKAGPATRFQESLTEDEKIERTVGKVEAFLASVTS, encoded by the coding sequence ATGGAGCCCATCACCGAGCGCGAGATCCGCGCGTCCTTCGTCAACTGCACCAAGGGTGCGACCAAACGTCTGGCTGTGCCCGCGGACCTGGACCAGCGCCCGTGGGGCGACCTGGACTTCCTCGGGTGGCGTGATCCCGCGTCGTTGCAGCGTGCGTACCTGGTGGCGGAGTCCGGCAACGGGCTGGTGGGGGTGGCGATGCGGCTGGCGTCGCCGAGCGCCGGGCAACCCCGGCGCAGCATGTGCTCGCTCTGCCTGACAACGCACAACCCCGGTGGTGTGTCGTTGATGACCGCGGCCAAGGCCGGGCGTAACGGCCAGAACGGCAACTCGGTCGGCACCTACATCTGTGTCGACCTGGCCTGCTCGTTGTACCTGCGCGGCAAGAAGAAGGCCGGACCGGCCACGCGTTTCCAGGAGTCGCTGACCGAGGACGAGAAGATCGAACGGACTGTCGGGAAGGTCGAGGCCTTCCTGGCCAGTGTGACCAGCTGA